The following coding sequences are from one Carassius auratus strain Wakin chromosome 47, ASM336829v1, whole genome shotgun sequence window:
- the ddx59 gene encoding putative ATP-dependent RNA helicase DDX59 has translation MFTPRSLKLKRAPESNQQQQNPKRSKATSEDPVSTATSEDPVSTATSSPDTCPPDETVPIETEEEPHRIETEEEEQPHQIETEEEEEPHQIESEEEEEPVKSFKKSQRWPEPGEPVCVMCGRYGEYICDKTDNDVCSLECKASHLAKMCLDLGDKVFSRDLEEGLESSSAADTGHSYSYKEDVFISELTEEQVERVKAELAIVTAGREVCRPIIEFEHCNFPTALRLNLKKAGYEAPTPIQMQMVPVGLKGRDVIATADTGSGKTVAFLLPVVIQALQSQTASPSRPTCLILTPTRELAIQIEKQTKELVMGLPNMRTALLVGGMPLPPQLHRLKQNIKIAIATPGRLLELLKQKAVLLENVRALVVDEADTMLKMGFQQQVLEVLETVPEEHQTLLTSATIPTGTEQLAARLTRDPVSITIGQKNQPCANVRQIVLWVEEPSKKKKLFEILNDRKLYQPPVVVFVDCKLGADLLCEAVQKVMGLNTVAIHSDKMQWERNKIVKGLLEGQFEVVVSTGILGRGLDLVNVKLVVNFDMPANMDEYVHQIGRAGRLGHRGTAITFMNNNSKRLFLDIVNRVKPTGSILPPQLLNSPYLHEQQRRARQKSSRGEDLLVTKSSLIDIIRKHDKRAARK, from the exons ATGTTTACGCCGAGATCGCTGAAGCTCAAGAGAGCGCCAGAGTCTAATCAGCAGCAGCAGAACCCAAAGAGAAGCAAAGCTACATCCGAAGACCCTGTTTCTACAGCTACATCCGAAGACCCTGTTTCTACAGCTACATCTTCACCTGATACCTGCCCTCCTGATGAGACTGTACCTATAGAAACAGAGGAGGAACCTCATCGGATAGAGACTGAAGAAGAGGAGCAACCCCATCAGATAGAgactgaagaagaggaggaaccACATCAGATAGAgagcgaggaagaggaggaaccAGTGAAGTCCTTCAAGAAGAGCCAGAGATGGCCAGAGCCCGGAGAGCCCGTGTGTGTCATGTGCGGTCGATATGGAGAATACATCTGCGACAAAACAGACAACGATGTCTGCAGCCTGGAGTGTAAAGCCAGTCATCTGGCCAAAATGTGCTTGGATTTGGGAGATAAGGTGTTTTCTAGAGATCTGGAGGAGGGTTTGGAGAGCTCCAGTGCAGCAGACACTGGGCACAGTTACTCTTACAAGGAGGATGTGTTCATCTCTGAACTGACTGAGGAGCAGGTTGAGAGGGTTAAAGCCGAGCTGGCCATAGTGACCGCAGGCCGAGAGGTCTGTAGACCCATTATAGAGTTCGAACACTGTAACTTTCCCACAGCACTCAGGCTCAACCTGAAGAAAGCCGGCTATGAGGCTCCCACTCCCATCCAGATGCAGATGGTGCCTGTTGGTCTGAAGGGCAGGGATGTGATCGCCACTGCAGACACAGGCTCTGGAAAGACGGTCGCCTTCCTTCTTCCAGTGGTCATCCAGGCTCTCCAG AGCCAGACTGCTTCTCCGTCTCGTCCCACGTGTCTCATCCTGACCCCGACCAGAGAGCTGGCCATCCAGATAGAGAAGCAGACGAAAGAGCTGGTGATGGGCCTGCCGAACATGAGAACTGCTCTTCTGGTGGGGGGGATGCCTTTACCCCCTCAGCTGCACCGACTCAAGCAGAACATCAAG ATAGCGATAGCCACTCCAGGACGCCTCCTCGAGCTCCTGAAGCAGAAGGCTGTACTGCTGGAGAACGTCAGGGCTCTTGTGGTTGATGAG GCGGATACCATGCTGAAGATGGGATTCCAGCAACAGGTTCTTGAGGTTTTGGAGACGGTCCCTGAAGAGCACCAGACGCTGTTGACGTCAGCCACCATTCCCACAGGAACTGAACAGCTAGCGGCTCGTCTCACCCGCGACCCTGTGAGCATTACCATCGGTCAGAAGAACCAGCCCTGCGCCAACGTCCGCCAGATCGTCCTCTGGGTGGAAGAGCCGTCCAAGAAAAAGAAGCTTTTTGAGATTTTAAAT GACAGGAAGCTCTACCAGCCTCCGGTAGTTGTGTTTGTGGACTGCAAACTTGGGGCTGATTTGCTGTGTGAAGCTGTGCAAAAGGTCATGGGGTTAAACACCGTCGCTATTCACTCAGACAAGATGCAGTGGGAACGCAACAAAATCGTAAAG GGTCTACTGGAGGGCCAGTTTGAAGTGGTGGTCAGCACTGGGATTCTCGGTAGAGGACTGGACCTGGTCAATGTGAAGCTTGTAGTGAACTTCGACATGCCAGCTAACATGGATGAATATGTTCATCAG ATCGGTCGAGCCGGTCGACTGGGCCACAGAGGCACCGCCATCACCTTCATGAATAACAACAGCAAGCGGCTGTTTCTGGACATCGTGAACCGGGTGAAACCCACGGGCTCCATCCTGCCGCcacagctcctcaactccccatATCTGCACGAGCAGCAGAGGAGAGCCAGACAGAAGAGCAGCCGAGGAGAAGACCTCCTCGTGACCAAGAGCAGCCTCATCGACATCATCAGGAAGCACGACAAAAGAGCCGCCAGGAAATAA